The Rana temporaria chromosome 4, aRanTem1.1, whole genome shotgun sequence genome contains a region encoding:
- the LOC120935642 gene encoding putative nuclease HARBI1, which produces MLQAPDRRRRLRAMQMYGSGLVALDLDPAMNRQLLALVSPYITRQDTVMREAISAEQRLVATLRYLATGRSLQDLKFSTGISPQALGLIIPDTCSAIIQVLQDDYMRLPSTPQEWQTVAAEFETRWNFPNCGGAIDGKHVRIVPPPRSGSEFYNYKGFNSIVLMAVVSAQYEFLYVDVGKNGRMSDGGAFRQTEFGERLQDEDLALPPDADNVEGLPFVFLADEAFGLGPHLMRPFPQRTLTPERSVFNYRLARARRVVENAFGIMASRFRLFLTSIHMAEYKWNYIVFACCILHNFLRRNSTNYMAMVGPEAGLNNPEQILPGLEPARTGLPPQSGRAVRDQYMEYFMGRGAIPSQANLA; this is translated from the exons atgttgcaggcacctgatCGTCGTAGGCGACTTCGTGCTATGCAAATGTATGGTTCAGGTCTTGTTGCTTTAGACCTAGACCcagccatgaacagg cagctgttggctttggtgtcgccttatattaccaggcaggacactgttatgcgggaagccatcagcgctgaacagaggctagttgccaccttacggtatctggcaactgggagaagcttgcaggacttaaagttctcgacgggcatctccccccaggctctgggcctcataatcccagatacctgttctgccatcatccaggttctgcaggatgactatatgagg cttccgtccacgccacaggaatggcagactgtggcagcggagttTGAGACgcgttggaacttccccaactgcgggggagccatcgacggaaagcacgtccgcatcgtgcctccaccccgttctggTTCTGAGTTCtacaattataaggggttcaacagtattgtgctgatggcggtggtgtcagcacagtacgaaTTTCTGTACGTTGATGTGggcaagaacggccggatgtcggatgggggagcTTTCAGGCAGACTGAGTTCGGGGAACGACTCCAAGATGAAGATcttgcattgccaccggatgcggACAACGTGGAAGGACTCCCCTTCGTCTTCTTGGCTGATGAAGCTTTTGGCCTGGGACCCCATctaatgaggccattcccccagcgcaccctcaccccagagaggagtgtttttaattaccggctggccagagcccggagggtggtggagaatgccttcgggataatggccagccggttccgcctgttcctaacCTCGATCCATATGGCGGAGTACAAATGGAACTATATCGTAtttgcatgctgcattttacataattttttgagACGAAATTCCACAAACTATATGGCCATGGTTGGGCCTGAGGCTGGACTTAACAATCCCGAGCAAATCTTGCCGGGCCTGGAACCTGCccgtactggcttgcccccccaaagtggCCGTGCAGTCCGTGACCAATATATGGagtattttatgggtaggggggccattccctcACAAGCCAATTTGGCTTAG